In Arachis stenosperma cultivar V10309 chromosome 1, arast.V10309.gnm1.PFL2, whole genome shotgun sequence, one DNA window encodes the following:
- the LOC130973703 gene encoding uncharacterized protein LOC130973703, with product MKGVFSAPGDYIHFKSQVPLHKIPIGTKQWRYYDFGPKAVPPLICLPGTAGTADVYYKQIMSLSMKGYRVISVDIPRVWNHTEWIQVFEKFLDAIDVHHIHLYGTSLGGFLAQLFALHRPRRVRSLVLSNTFLETRSFSAAMPWAPIASWTPSFLLKRYVLTGIRDGPHEPFIADSVDFVVSQVETLSREDLASRLSLTTADASVGPLLLSDSAITIMDTNDYCAIPQLLKDQLSERYPEARRAYLKTGGDFPFLSRPDEVNLHLQLHLRRVGVEARPDLVHNIPKDGLGGSSGKEKNGDDTDKSRKDGEGTSGNPSTAREIPHSPESTGSNNLDNQPLESEECCHLNHQVALYVFPSGFTKEKHTVPTETCVHFMWEYAVLFYLLRYISSLYIIDNYSLEFRQVI from the exons ATGAAAGGCGTCTTTTCGGCGCCCGGTGATTACATCCACTTCAAGTCTCAAGTCCCTCTTCACAAAATCCCC ATTGGCACGAAGCAATGGCGATATTATGATTTCGGTCCAAAAGCTGTGCCTCCACTTATTTGTCTCCCTGGAACAGCTGGAACAGCTGATGTATACTACAAACAGATCATGTCGTTGTCCATGAAG GGTTACCGTGTCATATCTGTTGACATTCCTCGTGTATGGAATCATACAGAGTGGATTCAAGTATTTGAAAAGTTCTTGGATGCTATTGATGTACACCAT ATACATCTATATGGAACATCACTTGGTGGGTTCCTGGCACAACTTTTTGCACTGCATCGTCCAAGAAGAGTTCGGTCTTTGGTTCTATCAAACACATTTTTGGAGACACGGAGTTTCTCTGCTGCAATGCCATGGGCTCCAAT TGCGAGTTGGACCCCCTCTTTTTTGCTTAAGCGATACGTTTTAACAGGAATTCGTGATGGTCCCCATGAACCATTTATTGCGGATTCGGTTGACTTTGTTGTTTCTCAG GTGGAAACACTCTCAAGAGAAGACCTGGCCTCCAGACTGTCGTTGACAACAGCTGATGCTTCAGTTGGCCCCCTTCTTCTTTCAGATTCAGCTATCACCATAATGGAT ACCAATGATTACTGTGCAATTCCTCAACTACTTAAAGACCAATTGAGTGAAAGGTATCCGGAGGCTAGACGTGCATATTTGAAAACGGGTGGAGATTTTCCTTTCCTTTCACGGCCAGATGAGGTCAATTTACATCTTCAG TTGCACCTCAGGCGTGTCGGTGTGGAAGCTAGGCCAGACTTGGTTCATAATATTCCAAAAGATGGTCTTGGAGGAAGTTCCggcaaagaaaaaaatggagATGATACAGACAAGTCACGTAAGGATGGTGAGGGAACTTCAGGAAATCCATCCACTGCGCGTGAGATACCTCATAGCCCTGAAAGCACGGGATCCAATAATTTAGATAACCAGCCACTCGAAAGCGAAGAATGCTGTCATTTGAATCACCAAGTTGCGTTATATGTCTTTCCCAGTGGTTTCACAAAGGAAAAACACACTGTGCCTACAGAAACTTGTGTACATTTCATGTGGGAATATGCTGttcttttttatcttcttcGTTATATCAGTTCATTGTATATTATCGACAACTATTCTTTGGAATTTAGGCAAGTTATCTAA